TAACAATGCGACAAATGTTTCTATGAACAATTTTACCTTCCCCATCGTTCCCAAACACCAGTTTAAGAGCGTGGAAGATGCCAAAAAGTTGACTTCAAACTTTATTCCGGTTGGAACCGGGCCCTATCGGGTGACAGAATATAATGAGTTATCCCATATTGCTCTTGAAGGATACGAGGGTTATCACGGGGGAACTGTTCCGTCCAATCTTTTGAATTTACAGATCATACCGGACAAACGGGATGTCATCAATCTGATGGACGTGAATAATGTATCCTTGACGTATTCCAAGGATCTTGACCGGGATACTGTTTATACAAATAAGAATGTGAACGTGATCAACTTCCCTTCCAATGAGGTAGAACTCATTGGCTTCAATTTCAGACATCCGATCATGAAGAATACCAAACTGCGCAAGGCAATTGCCAGTGCTATCAATACGAAGGACATCATCGAAGGTGCGTATTATAAAAACGGAATTGAGAATAACACCATTTATTATCCCAACTATCTGGGGGTGTCCGGCGAAAAAACAACCAATCTTTATGATATCACTCAAGCCAAAAAGCTTCTGACGGAAGCAGGCTTTGTCGATCGCAATGCTGACGGATTGGTGGAAGGGCCTGATAACGAGTCCATCACGATCAATATTCTTGTGAATTCGGAAGATCAGTCTCGTTCTGCAGCAGCTCAGATGATTCGTGACAACCTTGCTCAGCTGCCGATTCGTGTTAATCTAGTCAGCAAGGAATGGGACGCATATGCAGCTGATTTGGCCAGCGGAAACTATGATCTTTACGTAGGAGGTTATCAGATCAGAGATAATTATGATCTGCGCTTCCTGCTTCATACCAATTATGGAAACCCCATTGGGTATTCCAATCTCGCTTTGGATACGCTTCTTGACCGAATGGAGTCGGGAATCTCGCAGAAAGACAGGCTTGCTACTTATACCCAGATCAACGATATTATGGTCAATGATCTCCCTTATTTTTGCTTGCTCTACAAAACCTACGGTATGATTACCTCACCGGCTCTGAAGGGGGATATCGAACCACTGTTCTTTGATTTGTACCGCGGCTGCGGAGAGTGGTATTCACTTTTTGAAGCACCAGAAGCGCCGGAGGAGAATAACTCGGAAACGGCGTTCAATATCCTTGAGGAACAATGAGAGCGCTTCGGCGCTCTCGCTTAATATTTAGATTGGAAAGATAGGCATTCAAGAAAAATGAAACATTAAAATTTAATTCGAATAAATTGTAATTTATGGGTGCAATCGTACAAGGGGTGTGGTATAATAACACTTGTCCCTAAAAAGGGATCAGAGAAAAAGGTACACTTCAACATCATGAATTCAGGATAGAAAATAAATCATGAATTGGATAAAAAAAGGTTTGACAAGAATGCCAAAACATAGTAAGATTATTCTTGGTCAGTCTTACAAAACAAGCCTCAGAGACTGAAAAACTGAATATGCGGTCGTGGCGGAATAGGCAGACGCGCACGGTTGAGGGCCGTGTTCGAAAGAGTATGGGTTCAAGTCCCTTCGACCGCACCACAAACTGTCTGAAAAGGCAAAATAAAAACGCTGAAATGTTGAAATTTCAGCGTTTTTGTTTTGTTTTCGAAACGAAATAAAAAAAAGAAGGCTTATTAAGCCTTGATTCCCTCCAAAATTGCCCTGGTACCGATCAGATTGACCGCTCTTCTCAAATTATACGCGAGAAAACTAAGCCCCAGCTCCGCTGTGGTCTTTTCAATTCCCTTGCACAGCACGTAGTGTGCGCCGTGATACCATTTGACGGTTCCGAAAGGATGCTCTGAAATACAAAGCCTTTCCTTCTGTTTTGGAATGTCATCCCTGATCCGGATAAGAACTGTCTTTTTCGTTCGATTTTTTACGAAAAAAGAATTGTGTGGGATAAAATCGGGAGGAGGAACATTGACAGGGGGATACTCCCCGTACATCTTTACCGCGACGTATACTGCTTTGGGACCGAAATATACGGTCTTATGAGACTTTGACGGAGTGCAGCGGTTTGCGCATTGCCTGCAGGAGGATCTTGATGCGTAAACCATTCCTTCGCCTTTGGTTTTTACTCTTCTGAGAGTGAATCCCATAGGGCAGATGGCAGTTTTCTGATCCAGAGATCTCTGGAAGCAGCCCAGATATCCTTCCGAGCGGACTTCAATGGAGATATTGGTATTTTCGTAGCAGGAGGGAAGGACACCTGCATGAAGACAGGCACTGATATGGATAGGAACGGTGGAGATTCTGATTTTTTCTGTAATCTCTTTCTTTTCATAGTCCAGAGTAAGGATCCGTTCCTCCTTGTCATCCTTAAAGCCTACATAGGGAACAATTCCGTTTAGGATACAGGTTTCAATTTCCTCCTTGCTGTCATAACCCTTATCGGCAATAACGCTTACGCAAGGGATATCCATCGTACGTGTCAGCTGCTTTGAGAACTTGTGAAGGAGGCCTTGATCATTTAGGTGATTGGTAACGAGGTAGTCGCCAAGTATGGCTCGTCTGAGTAAGCTCAGAAAGATACCCCTCATAAAGTTGTTGCCTTTCTAGAAGCTGTTGAACTTTATCAGAGAGGCACGTGTGCTCCTCAATGTCATTATCTTGGTCATCTCCCCCAGCATCATCGTCCAGATCTTCCTGATCGAGCCGGCTCATATACTCGGACTCATACATGACTTATTACTTTACTGATGATATAATAATGCAAAGATTATTTATATAATAGACAAGAGGATTTATGAAAATAATAAAAGTTGAAGACAGAAATTCGATACTGATTGAACAACTTGTAACGGTATGGAAAAATTCTGTAAAGGAAACCCACTTATTCTTATCGGATACAGAAATAGATAATATCCAGCAGTATGTACCGCAGGCTTTAGCTGGAATTTCCCATTTGATAGTTGCAAAGAATGGAAGTGGTATTCCTATTGCCTTTATGGGGATAGAAGGTCGAAAGCTTGAAATGCTATTTGTTTCTCCCGAAGAGCGTGGGCATGGTGTTGGAAAGAATTTGCTTGTGTATGGTATTCAGGAATACGCAGTAAGTGATTTGGGAGTAAACGAGCAAAATCCTAAGGCAAAAGGATTTTACGAACACATGGGTTTCAAGGTTTACAAAAGAACCGAAACAGATGAACAAGGCATGCCATACCCAATTTTATACATGAGGTTATGAGCATAATTGACATGAGGTTAGTTCAAATCCCAATAAAAATCTAATGATATCTTTATACAGCGAGGCTCGCAAAAGATTACAAACCGTTGATTTTAACGGTTTGTAATCTTTTTTGTGCTTCAGGGTTAGAAGGGACTTGAACGGAAAAATTGCAGCAAATCTGAGATTGTCAAATTTATGTATGGCACCTACATGACATTTGTTGAAATAAATGAGGTTAGGTGCTTAGACCGAAAGGGCGTCGGATGTCAAAGGTGCGAATGAATCTCCCTCAACTCGATTTGGAGAAAACGAATGATCCTATCTGCTATTTCATCAGGGGAATGGTTAACGGAAAGATCTTGTTAGAATAACCGGACCAGGGTGGTGTGGATTTATAAAGCTCTGCACTTTGTGCAGGAACGTGGATGGTTTTGATGGCAGAAAAGGAAAAACCTGATGCTTTTGGAGGGATCAGAGCATAGACATTAAGATCGACCTGAGTAAGGTTGGTGTCAGCAGACAAAAACATTCCCCTGAAATCAATGAAATCCGGGCCCAAGGTTATTTTATTTAAATCAGAACAAATACTGAATGCAGCTGACGCTAAATATTGAATCGCCAGAAGGCTTACCTCCTTAATCGTCGTGCATCGGTAAAATGCTTGAATTCCTATTCTTGCGAGGTGATCCTCCGCGTCCAAATTGATCAGACGGTATAAGCGAAAGCAACGTAAAAAAGCATAATCTTCTATCGCTTCCAGCTGATTGTGAACCTTTAGTACTGACAGCCCATTGCTGTCAAAGAAAGCGGCCATCCCTACTGCTGTTACCGTACTTGGGACCTCATATTCCGTTGTCTTTCTGGCGGGAGGATAATTGATGAGCTTCGTCATGTGGGAGTTAAAAAGTACCCCCTCTGACGAAGTATAGCTTATATTTCCTTCTTCTACCAGAATCTTTTCAAGGGCGGAACAGGAAGTCAGTGCATAATCTCTTATCTGGACGATATCTTTGGGAATCATTATTTCGGGAGCGTTTCCCACATACTGGATCAATTCGTTGCCAATGATGGCGAATTCGTTCCGGATGATGCTGTTCTTATAAATAATGTCCTTGTAGGCTTGCCAGCCGGGAGCATTTACATATGCCTCATAGCTTCCGTCCGGGACATAGATTTTAAAGGAGGGAAGCATGCTACTAAAATTACTGTTCATTGCCGGCGGTGTATCCGAATTCAGATATAGCACTCTCAGGTATCGATTTCCCCAGAAAATATGAATACCAAAATCGGTTACGGTATCTGGAAGCGAATAAGAATATGATTCTTTCCCTAAAGGATAGGCGATCAGAGTGGTTCCATCCAGATTATACATGATGCCGTCTATATCTTTGTAGTATAGATTTCGGTGGTCAACGGTAATCCGTTCCAGGTTCAGGGCCTGATAAAATACGCGCAGCCCCATTGACTCAAGGCTCTTTGGAATATAAATTTCGGTAAGCCCACTGGAAAAAAAAGCATGATCATGAATGATTCTAAGGGTTTCCGGAAGCTTGATTTCTCTCAGCAGCAAATTACCGCCAAAAGCAACCATACCGATTTCTGTAAGGCTGCTGTTTCTTCCGAATTTGACATGCTCCAGAATGGACTCGCCATATATATAGTCAGGATTGTACCGAGTTGTGCCGTACAAGAAAGCATTGTTATCGATTTTTTCAACGGTGTCCGGTATCAAAACATCTCTGATTTTTATTCCCCAGAAAGCATATCGGCCGATAACCGTTACTCGTTTTTGATTGTAATACCAGGGTATTGCTAAATAGTAGGGCAGTACCGCTTCTGTTTTTGCAAATACTGAGTAGCTTTCGCCGTCACTATTCAACTCAAAGAGAAAAAACCCTAAATTTGTGGGGATCGTCTGCGGCGAGGTCATGATCAGATCTTTGTATTTCTGCCAGCTTGGCGTGCCGAGGTAGCTCGAGAGGGTGTGCTTTGGTACATACAGAAGTAAATATTCTGAAGTCTCATAAAAGACGCCATCTTCCAAGCTGGGCGGTTTGATTGATTCGAAATAGACCTGCTGCAATAAGCTACACGAAGCGAAGGCCCCACAGCATAACCTTTCGACACGATCGGGAAGCACAATGCTTTCCAGTCCAGAGCAATGATAAAATGCATAGGACTCAATGATTCTGATATTGCTTGGCTCCTCAAAGAGCAGGATCGAAAGCTGAGAGCAGAAGGCAAAGCTGTTTTCCTTAATTACGGTCACCGGCAGCCCATTATGGGTGCTCGGTATCGTCACAAGAGAAGGAAGCGTCTCGACATCTTTTGCCGATATTGAATAACTCCTTCCATCAAAGTTCCGCTCAAACAGAAAATAATCTTCCGCGGTCAACGAGCCCTCTTCGTTGGCTGTTTCGGCTTGGCTCGAATCGATGAACGGCGCCGACTCTATTGTTTTTTCAGAAACAGCTGGCTGCTCTGATTCCTCATTAAGATCGGTTATCATATTGCCGTCTATATCGATTATATTTTCATTGATCATCATAATAATCAACTCCTTAAATTAAAAAGTGATACTATAATATAATCTTTTTACCGCAAAATGTTCGCAACCGTCTCGTTTGACATGGAATTTTAATGGTTTCGTAGATCAAAAATAGGGCATTCCAACTATCATGTTTCGGACGAAGCAGCTTCTGTTGTTTATTATAAAATAAACTCTGTTTCCGTTCCATAATAGGTCAACTCCAATTTATGCATCGCTCTGGTACAAGCAATATATAGTAGGCTTCTGTCCATTTCTGTAGTATAACAATCGCTCGATACATCGGGTACAATGACCTGGTCATATTCCAATCCTTTAGACATATGGGCTGATGAAATGATAATCCCTTCCTTAAATTCACTGCTGGTGAAACTCAAGAGCAGAATATCATCGTGGACTGTTTTTATACTCTCGTATAACTCGTTTGCCTGTTTCTGTGATTTGCATATAATTCCCAGTGATTGATACCCAGAGTGCTTGAATATTTCGATTAGGTCCAGTATTTTATGAAATTGGTCGGCTGGCGAATGACAGGCACTTACACAAGGTGTCTCACCATGCCGTTCGATAGGGATCAAATTTTTATTTTCCTGTATCTTTTGGGCAAATTGCGTAATCTCGATAGTTGAACGATAACTTTTACATAATTCCGCGCAATCACAGTCTTTGAAAAAGGGACGTATTTTTTCTGCAGTGGAAGAACTGTATGGATTAACACTTTGATTGCTGTCTCCTAAAATTGTCATTTTGCAGGAAAACAGCTTGGCCAAGACTGCATATTGAATCGGGGTGTAATCCTGCATTTCATCAACTAGTAAATGCTGTATTGATTTATAATCCAGTTTTACGCCGTCAAAATGCAGCTTCAAATAGATGTATGGGTAGACATCAGAAAACTCGAAGGTATTTTTTCGATGAAATTGAAAATAATTCTCCTGATTCAAATAACGGTAAAAATTCTGATACAAAGAAATTGCGGTTGGATATCGAAACATTTTTAATATACTGGCTCTCAATTGACTTGCTATTTTAGAATCCGGCTTTTCTTCATAAACCATTCTATATTTTTCAATCATATCGTCTGCGATTCTCTTCAATCTTTGTTTGACAGGAATCCTCTTGAGTGCCTGATACCTCAAAAGCAGATCTGCCTTGGAGATAGGATAGGCACCAAGCTTCAGGTCAATCGGGTCAAAATAATGATCATCGGCATATTCAAGATACGATTTTAGCTGCACCACAAAATGATTCGTCGATTTAAATTTGATTCGAAAAACTGCTTCCGTACTTTCTGTTTCCAGAAGATTCTCAACCTGTTCCGAGAACGTTTGATAGCGATATTTTTTATCCATGATATCTGCGGCGATATCATCAAAGCCGCTTTCTAAAATGTTTTCTTCTCCCAACTCCGGCAATACATTTGAAATATAGCTGCCAAATACCTTATTCGGAGAAATAATCAGGATGTTGTTTGACGTCAGAGTCTGTTTATATCGATAGAGCAAAAAAGCCACTCGGTGCAACGCAATGGAAGTTTTTCCAGAACCGGCGACACCCTGTATGATCAGTACCTTTGCCACCTCGTTTCGGATGATTTTATTTTGTTCTCTTTGTATCGTTGTTACAATATTCTTCATTTTTTCATCGGAATTTTGGCTTAATTCCTTTTGAAGAATATCATCGCCGATATTAAGGGAGCTCTCGATCATATAATCCATTTGGCTTTGCCTGATCCGATATTGCCGCTTTAAGTTTAATGCTCCTTCTATTATTCCATCAGGAGCATTATAATAAGCTGGTCCGATTTCAAAGTCATAAAAAATGCTTGAAACCGGCGCACGCCAATCAAAGATAATATTATCGTAGCTTTCAGAATCTGAAAAGCCATAGATTCCGATATAGAATACCTCTCCATTTGAACTTTCACTGGCAGCGAAATCAATCCTCCCGAAATAAGGGGACTGAATCAGCTTTTGGAGTTTTTCCCGTTGTAAAACAGCTTTATCTCCAATCGCAATATTTTGATATAGAACCATTCTGTTGGATGCCTTTTCTGCACGATCAAATTGCGCTTGATTTTCATACATGTATCGTTTTGCTTCGATTATCTCTTCGGAATAATGGGTTATTTTTTGCTCTATATGATCAAATGCTGTCTGCAGCTTTTCTAATACCGTATCCAGATAGCTTCGTTCGTCCATTTCCTTTGCGTTAAACATAGATTGATCTCCTCAGATTTATACTTGGCTCCAATAACGTTACCATTACAAGTATAAATCAAAACTCGAATAATAAAAGACTTTTATTTGGGTGGTACGCTTACTTAGTTTCAGATGGGACCTCGGGATCAAATATTTTAATAGAAACATGTTGAATTATTGGATGATCGGACGTAATATGTAAATAGTTGGAATTAAGGGGGGTTGTTTGAATCGGTGACTAATTACTGGTACTAAGACCTCATATGGTCAGATGGTGGAACAGGAATGATAAAGAATGTACTGAACAAGGGTGTTTCAACCCCTAAATTTAAAGAAAGGATTTACTAAAATGACTAAGTTTAGAATCATAGTAGTTTTTATCATATTCGTTTTACTACTTTCATCCTGTTCAAAGCCTGTCGCAGATGAGCAGAAAGTAGAAAACACAGATGCAACGACAGGAACAAATGAGTATGCTATGAATCCCATCCCGTCCAATTATGGTATTAATCCAGATAATCTGCCTGACGAGGTAACAGATCAGGATATTAATCCTGAATTAGGCAGCCTTGAGACGATATACGGATTCTCAGGAAAGAACGTTTCGAACAAAGACTTTACACGGATGTCACTAGATAAAATTTCTCAAATTTCTTTTGATACAGATACAATATGGTGCGAAGCCGACAAGCTGCCAAAGGGGTACTCGCCAGAATTATGGCTTGAAACCAGTAAAGATCCAGGTTTGCAAATAAAAGCGCTTCATAAGGAAGGACATACCGGAAAAGGAATATCAGTGGCAATGATCGACAAGCCTATCCTTTCTACTAGTAATGAGTTCAAGAAAGACAATTTTATATATATTCAAGTTGAAGCGGATACGCGGATTCATTTTCACGGCATGAGTTGTGCATCAATATTGGCAGGACAAAATTGCGGAGTCGCACCAGATGCAAAATTGTATTATTTTGCAGTACCAGACAACGGTAAGAATTTTGATAATTATAGTAAGGCAATTGAACAATTAATTGAATTAAATCAAGGACTGAGCGAGAAAGAAAAAATTAGAATCGTGTCTATCTCTGATGGCTTATCCAATGACGATGCTCATTGGGAAAACTGGCAAAAGACAATCCAGAAAGCAAATGATCAAGGTATTATCGTTATCTACTCCAATAATGTGGGTAACAATTTTATATGGGGAGGCTGTCCGCCTTATAAGGACAGAAATAATGTTTTAAATTATGACATTTCAGAAGTTTATAGGAATCAGAAGATTGACAAAAAATCGGTAATAATGATTCCAGGTGATTACCGAACCACCGCTAACAACCAGTCTGATGATGGATATAACTATTATGGAATCGGTGGATGGAGTTGGGCAATTCCTTATTTTGCGGGTCTATGCACACTGGGGCTTGAAATCAATCCCAATTTGACCTATGAGCAAATGCAGCAAGCGCTGGAGGAAACAAAAAGTAAAACCGAAGCCGGATATTATATTATAAATCCGGTCGATTATATTAAAAAACTGGAAAGCTTAAGCAATTAAGCGAGTTAGATCTTATAATATAAACAATTAATTTACTTACGTTTTGCTTTGATGTGGCAGTGATCTATATTTTAATGGTCGCGCTGGAGAAGATAAGAAAAAGTAAGGATGAGTAAGACTTTGTATTTTAAACCAATTTCGAAACCTTGCAATAAGGAGGAAGCCAATGAAAGAACTTCAATTCTCAACGAAAATTAATGCCTCTAAAGAAAGAGTCTGGACAACTCTTTGGGAAGACATCGCGTTCCGTGACTGGGCAAGTATAATTGATGAGGGCACATATATGAAGGGAGAAATGAAAGAAGGAAATGAAGTCGAGTTTATTTCAGCGATCAATGGTTATGGTGTGACAAGCTTGGTAGAGAAACTAATTCCAAATGAGTTTGTATTATTCAGGCACGGTGCGGATACACAAAACAGTGGTCAGCAGGAACGTGAAAAAGAGTGGACTGGGGGGACGGAGAGTTATTCACTTACTGAAAAAAATGGTGCTACTATATTGATTGTCAAAACCGATGTTCCACTGGAGCTCGAAGAAATATTTAACAACAGACTTCCCAAGGCACTGGAACGTATTAAAACACTGACAGAAGGAATCAAATAAGGCTTCCATCCTGAAGCGGATGGAAGCTCATATTCGACA
This genomic window from Clostridiales bacterium contains:
- a CDS encoding GNAT family N-acetyltransferase; protein product: MKIIKVEDRNSILIEQLVTVWKNSVKETHLFLSDTEIDNIQQYVPQALAGISHLIVAKNGSGIPIAFMGIEGRKLEMLFVSPEERGHGVGKNLLVYGIQEYAVSDLGVNEQNPKAKGFYEHMGFKVYKRTETDEQGMPYPILYMRL
- a CDS encoding S8/S53 family peptidase, translated to MTKFRIIVVFIIFVLLLSSCSKPVADEQKVENTDATTGTNEYAMNPIPSNYGINPDNLPDEVTDQDINPELGSLETIYGFSGKNVSNKDFTRMSLDKISQISFDTDTIWCEADKLPKGYSPELWLETSKDPGLQIKALHKEGHTGKGISVAMIDKPILSTSNEFKKDNFIYIQVEADTRIHFHGMSCASILAGQNCGVAPDAKLYYFAVPDNGKNFDNYSKAIEQLIELNQGLSEKEKIRIVSISDGLSNDDAHWENWQKTIQKANDQGIIVIYSNNVGNNFIWGGCPPYKDRNNVLNYDISEVYRNQKIDKKSVIMIPGDYRTTANNQSDDGYNYYGIGGWSWAIPYFAGLCTLGLEINPNLTYEQMQQALEETKSKTEAGYYIINPVDYIKKLESLSN
- a CDS encoding leucine-rich repeat protein, producing MMINENIIDIDGNMITDLNEESEQPAVSEKTIESAPFIDSSQAETANEEGSLTAEDYFLFERNFDGRSYSISAKDVETLPSLVTIPSTHNGLPVTVIKENSFAFCSQLSILLFEEPSNIRIIESYAFYHCSGLESIVLPDRVERLCCGAFASCSLLQQVYFESIKPPSLEDGVFYETSEYLLLYVPKHTLSSYLGTPSWQKYKDLIMTSPQTIPTNLGFFLFELNSDGESYSVFAKTEAVLPYYLAIPWYYNQKRVTVIGRYAFWGIKIRDVLIPDTVEKIDNNAFLYGTTRYNPDYIYGESILEHVKFGRNSSLTEIGMVAFGGNLLLREIKLPETLRIIHDHAFFSSGLTEIYIPKSLESMGLRVFYQALNLERITVDHRNLYYKDIDGIMYNLDGTTLIAYPLGKESYSYSLPDTVTDFGIHIFWGNRYLRVLYLNSDTPPAMNSNFSSMLPSFKIYVPDGSYEAYVNAPGWQAYKDIIYKNSIIRNEFAIIGNELIQYVGNAPEIMIPKDIVQIRDYALTSCSALEKILVEEGNISYTSSEGVLFNSHMTKLINYPPARKTTEYEVPSTVTAVGMAAFFDSNGLSVLKVHNQLEAIEDYAFLRCFRLYRLINLDAEDHLARIGIQAFYRCTTIKEVSLLAIQYLASAAFSICSDLNKITLGPDFIDFRGMFLSADTNLTQVDLNVYALIPPKASGFSFSAIKTIHVPAQSAELYKSTPPWSGYSNKIFPLTIPLMK
- a CDS encoding AAA family ATPase, which translates into the protein MFNAKEMDERSYLDTVLEKLQTAFDHIEQKITHYSEEIIEAKRYMYENQAQFDRAEKASNRMVLYQNIAIGDKAVLQREKLQKLIQSPYFGRIDFAASESSNGEVFYIGIYGFSDSESYDNIIFDWRAPVSSIFYDFEIGPAYYNAPDGIIEGALNLKRQYRIRQSQMDYMIESSLNIGDDILQKELSQNSDEKMKNIVTTIQREQNKIIRNEVAKVLIIQGVAGSGKTSIALHRVAFLLYRYKQTLTSNNILIISPNKVFGSYISNVLPELGEENILESGFDDIAADIMDKKYRYQTFSEQVENLLETESTEAVFRIKFKSTNHFVVQLKSYLEYADDHYFDPIDLKLGAYPISKADLLLRYQALKRIPVKQRLKRIADDMIEKYRMVYEEKPDSKIASQLRASILKMFRYPTAISLYQNFYRYLNQENYFQFHRKNTFEFSDVYPYIYLKLHFDGVKLDYKSIQHLLVDEMQDYTPIQYAVLAKLFSCKMTILGDSNQSVNPYSSSTAEKIRPFFKDCDCAELCKSYRSTIEITQFAQKIQENKNLIPIERHGETPCVSACHSPADQFHKILDLIEIFKHSGYQSLGIICKSQKQANELYESIKTVHDDILLLSFTSSEFKEGIIISSAHMSKGLEYDQVIVPDVSSDCYTTEMDRSLLYIACTRAMHKLELTYYGTETEFIL